In Rhodospirillum rubrum ATCC 11170, a genomic segment contains:
- the ccmD gene encoding heme exporter protein CcmD, with protein sequence MDMGGYGAYVWPAFGLTALVLIGLLVQTLAERRRNRARLEQLRGLRRDRRD encoded by the coding sequence ATGGACATGGGGGGATACGGCGCCTACGTCTGGCCGGCGTTCGGACTGACCGCGCTGGTGCTGATCGGCTTGCTTGTCCAGACGCTGGCCGAACGCCGGCGCAACCGCGCCCGTTTGGAACAGCTGCGCGGCCTGCGACGCGATCGCCGCGACTGA